From Oncorhynchus keta strain PuntledgeMale-10-30-2019 chromosome 25, Oket_V2, whole genome shotgun sequence, one genomic window encodes:
- the LOC118358275 gene encoding neuronal calcium sensor 1-like isoform X1, which translates to MGKSNSKLKQEVVEELTRKTYFTEKEVQQWYKGFIKDCPSGQLDAVGFQKIYKQFFPFGDPTKFASFVFNVFDENKDGHIEFSEFIQALSVTSRGTLDEKLRWAFKLYDLDNDGYVTRDEMLNIVDAIYLMVGNTVELPEEENTPEKRVDRIFSLMDKNADGKLTLQEFQEGSKADPSIVQALSLYDGLV; encoded by the exons atgggaaaatcaaacaGCAAGCTCAAgcaggaggtggtggaggaactCACCAGGAAGACCTACT TTACAGAGAAGGAGGTGCAACAGTG GTACAAAGGCTTTATTAAGGACTGTCCAAGTGGTCAGCTGGATGCTGTGGGCTTTCAAAAGATCTACAAGCAGTTCTTCCCTTTTGGTGACCCCACCAAGTTTGCTTCTTTTGTCTTCAACGTCTTTGATGAAAACAag GATGGACACATAGAGTTTTCAGAGTTCATCCAGGCCTTGTCGGTGACTTCGCGGGGGACACTGGATGAGAAGCTCAGAT GGGCTTTCAAATTGTATGATCTTGATAACGATGGCTATGTCACACGAGATGAGATGTTAAACATCGTAGATGCCATATATCTGATGGTG GGGAACACTGTAGAGTTACCAGAAGAAGAGAATACACCTGAGAAGAGAGTGGATCGTATTTTTTCCTTGATGGACAAG AATGCTGATGGCAAGTTGACCCTGCAGGAGTTTCAGGAGGGTTCCAAGGCAGACCCCTCCATTGTGCAGGCACTGTCACTGTACGATGGGCTGGTATAG
- the LOC118358275 gene encoding neuronal calcium sensor 1-like isoform X2 — MTLSASPSQRFITEKEVQQWYKGFIKDCPSGQLDAVGFQKIYKQFFPFGDPTKFASFVFNVFDENKDGHIEFSEFIQALSVTSRGTLDEKLRWAFKLYDLDNDGYVTRDEMLNIVDAIYLMVGNTVELPEEENTPEKRVDRIFSLMDKNADGKLTLQEFQEGSKADPSIVQALSLYDGLV, encoded by the exons ATGACATTGTCAGCTAGCCCATCTCAGAGATTCA TTACAGAGAAGGAGGTGCAACAGTG GTACAAAGGCTTTATTAAGGACTGTCCAAGTGGTCAGCTGGATGCTGTGGGCTTTCAAAAGATCTACAAGCAGTTCTTCCCTTTTGGTGACCCCACCAAGTTTGCTTCTTTTGTCTTCAACGTCTTTGATGAAAACAag GATGGACACATAGAGTTTTCAGAGTTCATCCAGGCCTTGTCGGTGACTTCGCGGGGGACACTGGATGAGAAGCTCAGAT GGGCTTTCAAATTGTATGATCTTGATAACGATGGCTATGTCACACGAGATGAGATGTTAAACATCGTAGATGCCATATATCTGATGGTG GGGAACACTGTAGAGTTACCAGAAGAAGAGAATACACCTGAGAAGAGAGTGGATCGTATTTTTTCCTTGATGGACAAG AATGCTGATGGCAAGTTGACCCTGCAGGAGTTTCAGGAGGGTTCCAAGGCAGACCCCTCCATTGTGCAGGCACTGTCACTGTACGATGGGCTGGTATAG